One Pseudomonas entomophila genomic window carries:
- a CDS encoding YqgE/AlgH family protein → MKTFAPSYLKHQFLIAMPHMADPNFAQTLTYIVEHNANGAMGLVVNRPQELNLADILEQLRPNEQPPASTLQVPIYQGGPVQTDRGFVLHSDECSFQATVALEGLSLTTSQDVLLAIAAGVGPKKSLITLGYAGWEAGQLEAELADNAWLNCPFDPEIIFGLASDQRLGAAAASLGINLSLLTSQAGHA, encoded by the coding sequence ATGAAAACCTTCGCCCCCAGCTACCTCAAGCACCAGTTCCTGATCGCCATGCCGCACATGGCCGATCCGAACTTTGCCCAGACCCTCACCTACATCGTCGAGCACAACGCCAACGGCGCCATGGGCCTGGTGGTCAACCGCCCGCAGGAGCTGAACCTGGCCGACATCCTCGAGCAGTTGCGCCCGAACGAGCAGCCGCCCGCCAGCACGCTACAGGTGCCCATCTACCAAGGTGGCCCGGTGCAGACCGACCGCGGCTTCGTGCTGCACAGCGACGAGTGCAGCTTCCAGGCCACCGTGGCGTTGGAAGGGCTGTCGCTGACCACCTCGCAGGATGTGCTGCTGGCCATCGCTGCCGGCGTGGGCCCGAAGAAGAGCCTGATCACCCTCGGCTACGCCGGCTGGGAAGCCGGACAACTGGAAGCTGAGCTGGCCGACAACGCCTGGCTCAACTGCCCGTTCGACCCCGAGATCATCTTCGGCCTGGCCAGCGACCAGCGCCTGGGCGCCGCCGCCGCGAGCCTGGGGATCAACCTCAGCCTGCTGACCAGCCAGGCGGGCCACGCCTGA
- the ruvX gene encoding Holliday junction resolvase RuvX, translating into MAELRLLLGFDYGSKQIGVAVGQVITGQARELCVLKAQNGVPDWNQVEKLIKEWKPDAIVVGLPLNMDGTPSDMSERAEKFARRLNGRYNLPVHTHDERLTTFEAKGEQMARGGRHGSYRDNPVDAIAAALLLQGWLEANT; encoded by the coding sequence ATGGCCGAACTGCGCCTGCTGCTGGGCTTCGACTATGGCAGCAAACAGATTGGCGTGGCCGTCGGCCAGGTGATCACCGGCCAGGCCCGTGAACTGTGCGTGCTCAAGGCCCAGAACGGTGTGCCGGACTGGAACCAGGTCGAGAAGCTGATCAAGGAATGGAAACCCGACGCTATCGTCGTGGGGCTACCGCTGAACATGGACGGCACACCCAGCGACATGAGCGAGCGCGCCGAAAAGTTCGCCCGCCGCCTCAATGGTCGCTACAACCTGCCGGTACACACCCACGACGAACGCCTGACCACCTTCGAAGCCAAGGGCGAGCAGATGGCCCGTGGCGGCCGCCACGGCAGTTACCGCGACAACCCGGTCGACGCCATCGCCGCCGCCCTGCTGCTGCAAGGCTGGCTGGAGGCCAACACTTAA
- the pyrR gene encoding bifunctional pyr operon transcriptional regulator/uracil phosphoribosyltransferase PyrR, producing the protein MSLPNPADLIRQMAVDLRAHLARRAITEPRFIGIRTGGVWVAQALQTELGDDSPLGTLDVSFYRDDFSQNGLHPQVRPSELPFEIEGQHLVLVDDVLMSGRTIRAALNELFDYGRPASVTLVCLLDLDAGELPIRPNVLGATLSLATHERVKLTGPTPLALERQDLAPASAL; encoded by the coding sequence ATGAGCCTACCCAATCCCGCCGACCTGATCCGGCAGATGGCCGTCGACCTTCGCGCCCACCTGGCCCGTCGTGCAATCACCGAGCCACGCTTCATCGGCATCCGCACCGGCGGTGTGTGGGTGGCCCAGGCCCTGCAGACGGAGCTGGGCGACGACAGCCCGCTGGGCACCCTCGATGTCTCGTTCTACCGAGACGACTTCAGCCAGAACGGTCTGCACCCGCAGGTACGCCCCTCGGAGCTGCCATTCGAGATCGAAGGCCAGCACCTGGTGCTGGTGGACGACGTGCTGATGAGCGGCCGTACCATCCGCGCCGCCCTCAACGAACTGTTCGACTACGGCCGCCCGGCCAGCGTGACGCTGGTGTGCTTGCTCGACCTGGATGCCGGCGAACTGCCGATCCGCCCGAACGTGCTGGGCGCCACCCTGTCCCTGGCCACCCATGAACGGGTAAAATTGACCGGACCCACGCCGCTCGCCCTCGAGCGCCAGGACCTCGCCCCCGCTTCCGCCCTTTAA
- a CDS encoding aspartate carbamoyltransferase catalytic subunit translates to MTPFDAKRPLQLNDQGQLRHFLSLDGLPRELLTEILDTADSFLEVGARAVKKVPLLRGKTVCNVFFENSTRTRTTFELAAQRLSADVISLNVSTSSTSKGETLFDTLRNLEAMAADMFVVRHSDSGAAHFIAEHVCPDVAVINGGDGRHAHPTQGMLDMLTIRRHKGGFENLSVAIVGDILHSRVARSDMLALKALGCPDIRVIGPKTLIPIGIEQYGVKVYTDLAEGLKDVDVVIMLRLQRERMAGGLLPSEGEFYRLFGLTTARLAGAKPDAIVMHPGPINRGVEIESAVADGKHSVILNQVTYGIAVRMAVLSMAMSGQNAQRQFDQENAQ, encoded by the coding sequence ATGACGCCATTCGACGCCAAGCGCCCGCTGCAGCTCAATGACCAGGGCCAGCTGCGCCACTTCCTCTCGCTCGACGGTTTGCCCCGCGAACTGCTCACCGAGATCCTCGACACCGCCGACTCGTTCCTCGAAGTCGGCGCCCGGGCCGTGAAGAAAGTCCCGTTGCTGCGCGGCAAGACCGTGTGCAACGTGTTCTTCGAGAACTCCACCCGTACCCGCACCACCTTCGAACTGGCCGCCCAGCGGCTGTCGGCCGACGTGATCAGCCTGAACGTGTCGACCTCCTCGACCAGCAAGGGCGAGACCCTGTTCGACACCCTGCGCAACCTCGAAGCCATGGCCGCCGACATGTTCGTCGTGCGCCATTCCGACTCCGGCGCGGCGCACTTCATCGCCGAGCACGTGTGCCCGGACGTGGCGGTGATCAACGGCGGTGACGGCCGCCACGCCCACCCCACGCAAGGCATGCTCGACATGCTGACCATCCGTCGCCACAAGGGCGGCTTCGAGAACCTTTCGGTGGCGATCGTCGGCGATATCCTGCACTCGCGCGTGGCCCGCTCGGACATGCTCGCGCTCAAGGCGCTGGGCTGCCCGGACATCCGCGTGATCGGCCCGAAGACGCTGATCCCGATCGGCATCGAGCAGTATGGCGTGAAGGTCTACACCGACCTCGCCGAAGGCCTGAAGGACGTCGACGTGGTGATCATGCTGCGCCTGCAGCGTGAGCGCATGGCCGGCGGCCTGCTGCCCAGCGAAGGTGAGTTCTACCGCTTGTTCGGCTTGACCACCGCGCGCCTGGCAGGGGCCAAGCCGGATGCCATCGTCATGCACCCGGGCCCGATCAACCGCGGCGTGGAAATCGAGTCGGCGGTGGCCGACGGCAAGCATTCGGTGATCCTCAACCAGGTCACCTACGGCATCGCCGTGCGCATGGCGGTGCTGTCCATGGCCATGAGCGGGCAGAACGCGCAACGTCAATTCGACCAGGAGAACGCCCAGTGA
- a CDS encoding dihydroorotase — MTISIIGARVIDPASGLDRVTDLHLEGGRIAAIGAAQAGFSASRTIQATGLVAAPGLVDLGVSLREPGYSRKGTIASETRAAVAGGVTSLCCPPQTKPILDTSAVAELILDRSREAANSKVYPIGALTKGLEGEQLAELVALRDTGCVAFGNGLKEIPNNRTLARALEYAATFDLTVVFHSQDRDLSQGGLAHEGPMASFLGLPGIPETAETVALARNLLLVEQTGVRAHFTQITSARGARLIAQAQQLGLPVTADVALYQLILTDEALRDFSSLYHVQPPLRTAADRDGLREAVKSGVIQAISSHHQPHERDAKLAPFGATEPGISSVELLLPLAMTLVEDGLLDLPTLLARLSSGPAAAMRLPAGELKVGGAADLVLFDPKASTVAGEQWYSRGANCPFIGHCLPGAVRYTLVDGHICHEA; from the coding sequence GTGACCATCAGCATTATCGGCGCCCGGGTCATCGATCCTGCCAGCGGCCTGGACCGCGTCACCGACCTGCACCTGGAAGGCGGGCGCATTGCCGCCATCGGCGCGGCCCAGGCCGGCTTCAGCGCCAGCCGCACGATCCAGGCCACGGGCCTGGTCGCCGCTCCGGGCCTGGTCGACCTCGGTGTGTCGCTGCGCGAGCCGGGCTACAGCCGCAAGGGCACCATCGCCAGCGAGACCCGCGCCGCAGTGGCCGGCGGCGTCACCAGCCTGTGCTGCCCACCGCAAACCAAGCCCATTCTCGACACCTCCGCCGTCGCCGAGCTGATCCTCGACCGCTCCCGCGAGGCGGCCAACAGCAAGGTCTACCCGATCGGCGCCCTGACCAAGGGCCTGGAAGGCGAACAACTGGCCGAGCTGGTCGCCCTGCGCGACACCGGCTGCGTGGCCTTCGGCAATGGCCTGAAAGAGATCCCCAACAATCGCACCCTGGCCCGTGCCCTGGAGTACGCGGCGACCTTCGACCTGACCGTGGTGTTCCACTCCCAGGACCGCGACCTGTCGCAGGGCGGCCTCGCCCATGAAGGCCCGATGGCCAGCTTCCTCGGCCTGCCCGGCATCCCGGAAACCGCCGAGACCGTGGCCCTGGCCCGCAACCTGCTGCTGGTCGAGCAGACCGGCGTGCGCGCCCACTTCACCCAGATCACCAGTGCCCGCGGCGCGCGACTGATCGCCCAGGCCCAGCAACTGGGGCTGCCGGTCACCGCCGATGTGGCGCTGTATCAGCTGATCCTCACCGACGAGGCCCTGCGCGACTTCTCCAGCCTGTACCACGTGCAGCCGCCGCTGCGCACCGCCGCCGACCGCGACGGCCTGCGCGAGGCGGTGAAGTCCGGGGTGATCCAGGCGATCTCCAGCCATCACCAGCCCCACGAACGTGATGCCAAGCTGGCGCCGTTCGGTGCCACCGAACCGGGTATCAGCAGCGTCGAGCTGTTGCTGCCACTGGCCATGACCCTGGTGGAGGACGGCCTGCTCGACCTGCCCACGTTGCTGGCGCGCCTGAGCAGTGGCCCGGCCGCGGCCATGCGCCTGCCGGCCGGTGAGCTGAAGGTGGGTGGCGCGGCAGACCTGGTGCTGTTCGATCCGAAGGCGTCCACCGTTGCTGGCGAGCAGTGGTACTCCCGCGGCGCGAACTGCCCGTTCATCGGCCACTGCCTGCCGGGCGCGGTACGTTACACCCTGGTCGACGGGCACATCTGCCACGAGGCCTGA